A window of the Tursiops truncatus isolate mTurTru1 chromosome 14, mTurTru1.mat.Y, whole genome shotgun sequence genome harbors these coding sequences:
- the SOCS5 gene encoding LOW QUALITY PROTEIN: suppressor of cytokine signaling 5 (The sequence of the model RefSeq protein was modified relative to this genomic sequence to represent the inferred CDS: deleted 1 base in 1 codon), producing MDKVGKMWNNFKYRCQNLFSHEGGSRSENVDMNSNRCLSVKDKNISIGDSAPQQQSSPLRENVALQLGLSPSKNSSRRNRNCATEIPQIVEISIEKDNDSCVTPGTRLARRDSYSRHAPWGGKKKHSCSTKTQSSLDTDKKFGRTRSGLQRRERRYGVSSVHDMDSVSSRAVGSRSLRQRLQDTVGLCFPMRTYNKQSKPLFSNKRKIHLSELMLEKCPFPAGSDLAQKWHLIKQHTAPVSPHSTFFDTFDPSLVSTEDEEDRLRERRRLSIEEGVDPPPNAQIHTFEATAQVNPLYKLGPKLAPGMTEINGDNSAIPQANCDSEEDTTTLCLQSRRQKQRQVSGDSHAHVSRQGAWKVHTQIDYIHCLVPDLLQITGNPCYWGVMDRYEAEALLEGKPEGTFLLRDSAQEDYLFSVSFRRYNRSLHARIEQWNHNFSFDAHDPCVFHSSTVTGLLEHYKDPSSCMFFEPLLTISLNRTFPFSLQYICRAVICRCTTYDGIDGLPLPSMLQDFLKEYHYKQKVRVRWLEREPVKAK from the exons ATGGATAAAGTGGGGAAAATGTGGAATAACTTCAAATACAGGTGTCAGAATCTCTTCAGTCATGAGGGAGGAAGCCGTAGTGAAAATGTGGATATGAACTCCAACAGATGTTTGTCTGTCAAAGACAAAAACATCAGTATAGGAGACTCAGCTCCTCAGCAACAAAGCAGTCCCTTAAGAGAAAATGTTGCCTTACAACTGGGGTTAAGCCCTTCAAAGAATTCTTCAAGGAGAAACCGAAACTGTGCCACTGAAATTCCTCAGATTGTTGAAATAAGCATTGAAAAGGATAATGACTCATGTGTCACCCCAGGAACAAGACTTGCAAGAAGAGATTCCTACTCTCGACATGCTCCTTGGGGTGGGAAGAAGAAACATTCCTGTTCTACAAAGACACAGAGTTCACTAGATACCGATAAAAAGTTTGGTAGAACTCGCAGTGGACTTCAAAGGAGAGAGAGGCGATATGGTGTAAGCTCTGTGCACGACATGGACAGCGTTTCCAGCAGAGCCGTAGGAAGTCGCTCTCTGAGACAGAGGTTGCAGGATACTGTGGGCTTGTGTTTTCCCATGAGAACTTACAACAAGCAGTCAAAGCCCCTCTtttctaataaaagaaaaatacaccttTCTGAGTTAATGCTTGAGAAATGCCCTTTTCCTGCTGGCTCGGATTTGGCCCAAAAATGGCATTTGATTAAACAGCATACAGCCCCTGTGAGCCCACATTCTACA TTTTTTGATACATTTGATCCATCCTTGGTTTCTacagaagatgaagaagataGGCTTCGAGAGAGAAGGCGGCTTAGTATTGAAGAAGGGGTTGACCCCCCTCCCAACGCACAAATACATACGTTTGAAGCCACTGCACAGGTTAACCCGTTATATAAACTGGGACCAAAGTTAGCTCCTGGAATGACTGAAATAAATGGGGACAATTCTGCAATTCCACAAGCTAATTGTGACTCTGAAGAGGACACAACCACGCTGTGTTTGCAGTCACGGAGGCAGAAGCAACGTCAGGTATCTGGAGACAGCCATGCCCACGTTAGCAGACAGGGAGCTTGGAAAGTCCATACACAGATTGATTACATACACTGCCTCGTGCCGGATTTGCTTCAGATCACCGGTAATCCCTGTTACTGGGGAGTGATGGACCGTTACGAAGCAGAAGCCCTTCTGGAAGGGAAACCTGAAGGTACATTTTTGCTCAGGGACTCTGCACAGGAGGACTACCTCTTCTCTGTGAGCTTCCGTCGCTACAACAGATCCCTGCATGCCCGAATTGAACAGTGGAATCACAACTTTAGTTTTGATGCTCACGACCCGTGTGTGTTTCACTCCTCCACTGTAACAGGACTTTTGGAACATTACAAAGACCCCAGTTCTTGCATGTTTTTTGAACCATTGCTTACGATATCACTAAATAGGACTTTCCCTTTTAGCCTGCAGTACATCTGCCGTGCAGTCATCTGCAGATGCACTACGTATGATGGAATTGATGGGCTCCCTTTACCGTCAATGttacaggattttttaaaagagtatcaTTATAAACAAAAAGTTAGAGTTCGCTGGCTAGAACGAGAACCAGTCAAGGCAAAGTAA